GACACATATCTTAAGGAACGCGCTGCAGATATAAAAGATGTCGGGAACAGGATAATATCAAATCTGCGTGGACAGATATACGACCTCTCAGAAATTCCCAATGGTACCATTGTTGTTGCAAGGGACCTCAGTCCGTCAGACACCGCCCAAATGGATAAGTCAAAGGTTGAGGCTTTCTTGACAGATGAGGGTGGTAAGACCTCTCATACGGCTATTATGGCCAGGACGATGGAAATACCTGCTGTGGTTGGACTTGGCGATGTCACCCATCAGGTAAAAGACGGCGACATTGTTATTGTGGATGGCAATGAGGGAGAGGTCTATTTAAACCCTGACAATGACACCCTCAGTTTATACATGAAAAAAAAGGAAGAATACGAGGAGTATAAGGAAAAGCTCAAGAGCCTTACCACACTCCCGGCACTTACCAGAGATGGGAGAAAGGTGGAGCTGGAAGCAAACATAGGTACTCCCAAGGATGTTGAGGCAGCTCTTTCCAACGGTGCAGAGGGGATAGGACTTTTCAGGACAGAGTTTCTTTATATGGACAGGAACAACCTGCCCACTGAGGATGAACAGTTTGAGGCATATAAGAAAGTTGTCACGTCGATGGGTTGCAAAAGGGTGACCATAAGGACTCTGGATATCGGCGGAGATAAAGACATACCATACCTTGGCCTTGAAAAAGAAGAAAACCCATTCCTTGGTTGGAGGGCTATAAGGTTTTGTTTAGATAGGCCTGAGATATTCAAAACTCAGCTCAGGGCCATATTGAGGGCCAGCGCCTATGGCAAGGTAAGCATAATGTATCCTATGATATCCGATATAGAAGAGGTAAGGAAGGCCAATAAGTTGCTGGAAGAAGCCAAAAGTGAGCTCAGGAGCAATGGTATACCGTATGACCTCAACATTGAGGTGGGTATAATGGTAGAAATCCCATCCGCTGCCCTCACAGCCGATATACTGGCCCGCGAGGTGGACTTCTTTAGCATAGGCACTAATGACCTTACACAATATACCCTGGCGGTGGACAGGGGTAACCAGAGGGTAAGGGGCTATTATAACTACTTCCAGCCCGGCGTATTGAGGCTCATAAAGTACTGTATAGAACAGGCCCACAAACATGGCATATACACAGCTATGTGCGGTGAGATGGCTGGTGACCCGGAAGCCACAAAGATACTTTTGGGACTGGGACTGGATGTATTCAGCATGAGCGCCTCATCTATACCACTGGTAAAAGATGTCATAAGGAATACTACCATGGAAGAAGCCAGGGCATTAGCGGAGAAGGCATTAATGAATGGATAGTTCCATATTGACATATAATTCTTCATGTGATACTCTGATTATAGAACTCGATAGATTTATCAGTATCAGCGTGTTACTCTAAAATTTGGAGGCATGAGCTGAAAGGGTGGATGGTCACCTTTTCAGCTTTTTATTTGCCTAAATTTAAATTATAAGGAGGTATCATCTATGAACAGTAAGGGCTTTCTTGGCGAGCTGCAAAAAATCGGTAAGGCTTTGATGATCCCTATAGCTGTTTTACCAGCCGCAGCTTTGCTTTTAAGGCTTGGAGCACCTGATGTATTCAACATACTTGTGGTTACGAATGCCGGTGGTGCTATATTTGACAACCTGGCCCTGCTTTTTGCCATAGGTATATCTATAGGCATAGCGGGGAATGACGGTGTGGCAGGCCTGGCCGGTGCGGTAGGCTATCTGGTCCTTACCAGGGTTACTAGCATAATGAATAAAGACATAAACATGGGTGTACTGGCTGGCATAATAATGGGCCTTGTGGCCGGTTACCTGTATAACAGGTATCATGACATCAGGCTTCCGGACTGGCTGGGCTTTTTTGGTGGAAAGAGGTTTGTGCCTATTATCACGGCGGTCACAGCACTAATACTTGGTATATTATTTGGCTTTATATGGCCTCCTGTACAGGCGGGGATAAACGGCCTTGGACAATGGATAATAGGTGCAGGAGTTTTTGGCGTATTTATCTATGGGATATTGAACAGGCTGCTGATACCGCTTGGCCTGCACCACGTAATAAACAGCCTGGTATGGTTTGTATTTGGAACATTTACTAATACTGCAGGCAAGGTTGTAACTGGAGACCTCAACAGGTTCTTTGCTGGTGATCCTACTGCTGGCATATTTATGACAGGCTTCTTCCCCATATTTATGTTTGGCCTTCCTGCAGCATGCTTTGCTATGATAAGAGCGGCCAGGCCGGAGAACAGGAAAGCCATATCAGGTTTTATGATAGGAGCAGCGCTGACCGCATTCCTCACCGGCATTACTGAGCCGATAGAGTTTTCATTCCTATTTGTTGCTCCTGTGCTGTATGTAGTACATGCAGTTCTGACGGGTATATCACTGGCAGTAACCTATGCCCTTGGGATTCGCTCGGGGTTTGGTTTTTCAGCAGGGCTTATTGACTATGTATTGAGCTACGGCATAGCCTCCAAACCGCTGCTGCTCTTGCTGATAGGCGTTGTGTACTTTTTCATATATTACTTTGTGTTTTACTGGTTTATCACAAAATTCAACCTTCCAACACCCGGACGCCTTGCTACCGATGGGGAGTTTGTAAACCCGGCAGCAGAGATAATGGGTAACGCACCAGTACAGAGCAAAAGCGAAACTCATGAGGACATTAAGAGAATGGCAGAGGGTTACCTAAGGGAACTAGGAGGAAAGGATAACATAGTCTCTTTGGAGGCCTGCGTCACCAGGATCAGGCTTGGAGTAAAAGACGACTCCATTATATCTGATGACAGGCTGAGAAAGATTGGTGCAACAGCCGTGGTCCACATGGGCAAAAACAGCCTTCAGGTGGTGGTAGGCACGAAGGCAGACCTGATTGTTCAGGAAATGCAGAAAATGATGTAAAAATTACAGGGGAGGAAGACCTCCCCTGTAATTTTTGGATATGCTATAATAGGGTAGAACAAAGGAAAGGATGGTTGCATTGTTCGGCTTTTTTAAACGACATAATACAGTGGATATTTTTTCACCTGTAAATGGGACAATAGTTGATTTAGGAAATGTACCAGACCCGGTTTTTGCCCAGAAGATGGTTGGTGATGGCGTGGCGATAGAGCCTACTGACGGACTTATTGTATCACCGGTGGACGGTGAAGTTTTGCAGCTTTTCCCTACGCTTCACGCCATAGGGTTAAGGAGTAAGGAGGGCCTGGAAACCCTTATTCATATAGGGATAGACACTGTGGAACTCAAGGGGGACGGTTTTACAGCACTTATAAAACAGGGAGATGTTGTTACTGTGGGTACACCGCTTATAAAGGTTGACTTGGATAAGTTAAAGTCTTCAGGTAAATCTGCGGTAACCCCGGTTATATTGACCAATGGAGAGATTATCCAGTCCATAGAGAAGAGGTATGGGGACGTCGAGGCAGGTGTGGATACTATAATGGTGGTCGCTATTAAGTGAGATTGCATATATGATTCTATTGTAAGAAGATGTTCTATCGGAATTTATAACACAATTTTTGGGGGGATAAATATGTTTGCCATAACCAATGGTAGGGTTATTGCTGGAAGCCAGATTGTGGATAGTGTTGTAATCGTAGATAAGGACAGGATAGTAGACCTCAGGGACGCTGTCCCCGTGGGTATTAGGAGAGTAGATGCCAGGGGAATGTACGTTTCACCGGGGTTTATAGAGATCCATATGCACGGGAGGAATGGTTATGACACCATGGATGCCAGCTTTGATGCAATAAATGGGCTTTCTAAGGCTCTTATTGCGAGTGGTGTGACAGGTTTTCTTGCTACCACCATGACCATGCCCGGGGAAAATATCAAAAGGGCGGTAAGGACTGTGGGTGAATCCATGGGTAAGGTGGAGGGGGCAAGGCTACTTGGGCTTCACATGGAGGGACCTTTTATATCTAAAGAGCATAAGGGGGCTCAGCCTGAAGATTATATAAAGATGCCGTCAATGGATGAGTTTATGAGCCTGTGTGATGGGTTTGACAGCATTGTAAAGCTTATTACTGTTGCACCTGAGACAGATGGGGCAGTAGAATTTATAAGAAAATTAGCTAATATGGGTACAGTGATATCCATGGGCCATACCAATGCTACCTATGATGAGGCCATGAAGGGAATAAAGGCAGGTGCAAAGAGCTCTACGCATACTTTTAATGGTATGAGGGGATTTCACCACAGGGAGCCGGGAGCCCTTGGGGCTGTATTTGACAGTGACATATTTGCTGAGTTTATCTGTGATGGTGTACATGTCCATTTTGCTGCATTACGTACACTTCTTAAGATAAAGGGCGTAGAGAGGTCAATACTTGTCACAGACTCTATGAGGGCGGCTGGCCTTGCCGATGGGGTATATGATCTGGGCGGGCAGCAGGTTTTTGTGAAAAGTGGCCAGGCCAGGCTTGCTGACGGGACTATTGCAGGCAGCACGCTTACCCTGGATGCTGCTGTGCATAATGCAGTAGAACATCTTGGTGTCACCATACCAGAGGCCGTCCGCATGGCGTCATATAACCCGGCAAAACTCCTGGGGCTTAATGATATGGGAGAGATAAAGAAGGGGAATATGGCGGACATAATATTTTTCGATGAAGACATAAACATAAAAGGGATGTTTATAGCAGGGGATAGAGTATTCTAATTTATCCTCATTACACCCAAATCATATTTTAATTGGTGATATAAATGTATCATGTGAAAAAGGTCCTCAACAATAATGTCGTCCTGACAGAAAAGGAGGGCAAAGAGATAATACTGATAGGACGCGGCCTTGGATTTATGGAGACAATTGATGAATCCTGCATAGAGAAGAGATTTGTCTTAGAATACAATACGAGAGAAAAGTTCAAGGGACTCTTGGAGTCTGTGGATGAGCAGGTGATTGGCCTGGCCGAGGAGATAATCACGATGATAGAGCAGGAGACAGGCAAGAAACTTTCAGAACACATCCACATCTCCCTGGCAGACCATATAGGCTTTGCCATAGACCGTATAAAACTGGGCATTGAGATTAAAAATCCGTTTAATGCTGAACTAAAGGTGCTATATCCTGAGGAGTATGCCCTGGCAGAAAAAGCTGTACTTATGGTGGGAGCTAAGCTTGGGGTAATGATGCCTGCCGATGAGACAGGGATAATAGCCATGCACATACATGCCGGGATGGAGAATAACAGCCTGTCAAAGACAGTTAAATACACCAGTATAATAAATGAACTGGTGGAAACTATAGAGAGGGAGATGGGTGTCTCAATAGACAGGTCGGGTATGGACTACGCCAGGTTGATCACCCACCTGAGGTTTGCCTTAGACAGGGTAGATAAGGATAAGCCTATAGATAATCCTCTTATTAACACCATAAAGAGGAAATACAAAAGGTCGTACCGTGTGGCCAATAAACTTAAAAACATAATAGAGGGATATCTTGATAGAGATGTACCTGAGGGCGAGGTGGGATACCTTGCCATACATATAGAGAGGGCTCTGGAAGCCTCTAAGGAGGTTTAGGATGCTTAGGAAGGAAAAAGTTTATAGACTTCTCTATGATGAGTGCAGCAGGATAAAGACAAAGGACATAAAGGACGATGTGGGGTTTTCGGCTGAATACATAGCCTCAAAGCTGAATTTGACAAGGAATAACGTCTCGGCGGATTTAAATGCCCTGTACAGAGAGGGCAGGGTATATAAGATAGAGGGAAGGCCGACACTTTATCTTACCAGGGATTGGGCAGATGAACATGGAATCACAGGCAGCAAACCTAAGAGTGAGAGGTCTGCAAATACCATCAATATGGACATTTTTAGCGACATGGTGGGTCATGACGGCAGCCTCCTCCCGTATATAAAACAGGCACAGGCAGCTATGCTCTATCCTCCGAAGGGCCTGGCCACACTCCTCCTGGGAGAAACCGGGGTAGGAAAGACCACATTTGCAGAGCATATGTACCTTTTTGCCAGGGCCAATGGAGTCATAAAGGAAGACGCACCCTACGTTGTCTTTAACTGTGCTGACTACTCCAATAACCCTCAGCTTTTAATGTCCATACTGTTTGGGAGTGCAAAGGGTGCGTACACCGGGAGTGATGTTGACAGGGTAGGGCTTGTAGAAAAGGCTGGCGGGGGGATATTATTTTTGGATGAGGTGCACAGGCTGCCTCCTGAAGGCCAGGAAATGCTGTTTAACATAATAGACAGGGGACTTTACAGGAGGCTTGGTGAGGTGAGCGAGAGGAAGGCTGATATCATCATAATTGCTGCCACAACCCGGGACCCCAGGTCTGCCCTCCTGGAGACATTTTTAAGACGTTTTCCTATAATGATAAAACTTCCTTCCCTTAAGGAAAGGGGCCTTGCAGAAAAACTGGAGATCATATCTGACTTTTTTAATAAAGAGGCTGAGCGGGTAAAAAGACCCATTAAGGTGGCTCGGGATGTTATGCTCTCACTGCTATTATATAAGCCATCAGGAAATGTGGGTGAACTGAAGTCGGACATAGAGCGCATATCATCCAGGGGGTACTTGGACTACCTTATAAACCAGGATGAGATGAGGATAACCTTAAGCCATCTCCCAGAGAATATAAGGGAGGCAATATTGACTCCAGGGGATGAAAAGAGGTCCGCTGAAAAGCTCTTAAAGTATGGGGATTATGTGTTTGATGGGGCGTCTTTTGAGAGGCAGAAAAGCGAAAGAGACCCATATGATTTTTCTATGGAGGTATATGAATATCTGGATGAAAAGAGCAGGGAATACAGGGGAAATGGGCTATCAAAGGGAGAGATGACCGACAGGCTCTTAAAAGACCTGGAAGAGGTATTCTTAAGATACAGGGAAGGCATATTATCTATAGGTATAAAAGAGCAGGAACTTGCCAGATTTTTAAGTGCAGACATAATAAGCAGCGTAAAGGTACTCTCTGAAGAGGTGTTGAAGAAATTTAATTACCACATCAAGGAGGATACTTTGATAGCCTTAGCCTTTCACATAAACTCCATGTTTGTGAGGAAAAATAAGGTAAACCCCATAAACCTCGATGACATCAAGAGTGGACATCCAGTGGAGTATGGGGTGGCCTCTTACATGGTGGAGCGGTTAAAGAGCCTTTTAAAGAGGGATATACCAACCTATGAGGCCGGGTTTATAAGCATGATACTCTACCTTACCAATGGGGAAGAGAGACCCAAAAAGATAGGGGTAATGGTTATAGCTCACGGGGAAGGGACTGCCACCGGCATGGCGGATGTGGCAAACAAGCTCTTGAGGACTGACCATGTGAAGGCCATAGACATGAGCTTAGATGACAACCCCGAAGATATTTTAGAGAGGGCAATCGGCCTAGCCAAGGACATAGATGAAGGCAAAGGGATACTTTTAATGGTAGACATGGGCTCACTTAAGGTGTTCGGGGAGGAAATAGAGAAGCGCACAGGGATAAACACCATCACCATAGACAATGTAAGCACCCCTGCGCTCATAGAGGCTGCCCACAGGTCCATGCTACCCTATTCTACGCTGCGCGATGTAGCAAGGGCTGTACTGGATTTAACCAGGAATTTAATAGCTGCGACATCGAAAGAGGTAAACGGGAGTACACAGAGGGAAAGGGTGATATTTACCGTCTGCAGTACAGGGGAAGGGACAGCCATGTACCTTAAGGAGGTAATAGAAAGGGCCCTCAAGAAGAACAACATAGAGGGTGTAGATGTAATAGAAATCAATATAAGTGACAGGAAAAAAGCAGTAGAAAACATGAAAAGGATTGCTGCAGGACGCCAAATAGCAGCCATTGCCGGCAGCATCAACCCGGAAATGCCCGGGGTTCCATTTATAAACTTGATGGAGTTTGTCACCGGAAATGGCCTGGAAAGGGTTTTAAGGCTTATCTCCGGCAGTACTCAACTCAGGGCAGATATAAAGGATGAAGACAGGACAGTGGTCTATGGGGCGATCATGGATGCCCTTGATGAAAATCTGAACTTCTTATCAGGGAAAAAACTCATGCCATTTCTTGACAAGTATGCCAGGATGATTGAGAAGGAGAAGGATATTAAGCTGGATAACCACAAATACACGCTGTTTACTATGCATATGGCATATGCCATAGAGAGGTTCAAATTTGCGAGCAGGGTTGTAGAAGGTGCACTGCCACCAGATCCTCTTATAAGAACAGTATATGAGGATTTTGGTGTAACTCTGGAAAGTGATGAATTAAAAATAATTGAGGAAATTATAAAATAGGGAAGGAAATATTAGTTTAATAGAGAATAATAACTATAGAATAATAAACATCGGGAGGGAAAACATGGAAAACTATAGCAGTCTTGACTTAATCACCATAGCCATAGAAATGGAAGACAAGGGTAATGCTTTTTATAAAAAAGCTGCCGCAAAACTTGAAGATGGAGAGGCAAGATCCATATTCTTGAGATTGTCAGATGAAGAATTAAAGCACAAAGAAAGGTTTAAGGAACTTCAGTCTGTAGCCATAGACGAGATGGCAGGTGACAAATCAGCTGACTTTTTTGATATGGAGGCCAGCAAGTATATTGATGATCTCGTACATGCATCTGTATTTCCAGAGGACGAGGACATAGATAAGGTCCTGGAGGGCATCAGGGAGCCCCTTGATGCTATAAACATGGCATTGGACCTGGAGAAAGATTCTATCCTGCTGTATCAGGCGCTCTCTGAGGGCACAAAGAACAGAAACACCAGGGAGACGGTCCTGAGCATAATAATTGAGGAGAGAAAGCATATCTCACTCTTAAATTCAATTAAGCTCAACTATCGTAATATATAATAGTGTCTTATTGGGTATTATTGTTATCCCATATTTATATGGATGAGTATTGCACTGTATTAGATGGTATATGAGACCCTGTAAATAGGCCTTTTGTGAGGGAAACCAAACCTGGCATGATTTTTGCTACATAGTCTGGTGCCCTCACAAAAGGCCTTTATATTTTCTAAGTCAGGAGGTGCAGCTTTTGAAGAAAACGGCATTAATTTTAATAAGCCATGGCAGGATGGCTGAGGAAACACTGAAAAGTGCGGAGATGATTGTCGGCAATATCGATAGTGCATACGCAGTATCAATGGATGCAAAGGATGGAGCTGAGGGCCTAAAGAAAAAGATAAAGGAGGTGATGGATGAGGTAAAGGGTTATAGCAATATAATAGTAATGGTGGACCTTATTGGCGGGACACCATCCAATGTGGCGACTACAGAACTCTTCAAGAATGAGAAAGTAAAACTCATAAGCGGGTTTAATCTGGGAATGGTTCTGGAGTTTGCCACCTCTTATATCGATGATGCCGAAGAGCTTAAAGATCACCTTGTAGAGGTGGGCAAAAGCGGTATCAAAGATGTCTTTAAAGAAATTGCAGGCATTATGAAAAATTAAAAGGAGGGGAATTTATGGAAATTGCATTCTGGCAAATACTATTTTTGACGGTATATGCCTTCGTTGCACAGCTTGATGCTTTAAGCCTTCAGATTTCACTGGGTAATCCTTTGATGGCCGGTTTTGTTACAGGACTTATAATGGGTAACATTCCAATGGGCCTTACAGTGGGTGCTACGCTACAGTTAATGGTGCTGGGTGTGGCCACATATGGAGGCGCTACAGTACCGGACTTTATGTCGGCAGCAGTTATAGGGACTGCATTTGCGATAATATCAGGGCAGGATGTGGAGTTTGCTATAGGGATTGCCTTACCTATAGGGCTTTTACTCACGCAGCTGGATATACTGGCCAGGCTATCCAACACATATTTCCAGCATAGGGCTGACAGGTATGCTGAAGATGGAAATGCAGATGGAGTGGCCAGAATGAACCTTATGGGAATAATACCATGGGGCCTTAGCCGTGCCATTCCTGTGTTTTTGGGGCTGTATTTCGGAAGTGAAGTTGTCAAGGCTATCACAGCATATCTGCCACAGTGGCTCATGGGTGGCCTTAAGGTTGCAGGTGGTATCCTCCCTGCCATGGGTGTTGCAATACTGATGAGGTATCTACCTCTAAAGAAGTTTTATCCCTTTATGATTATCGGCTTCGTACTGGCAGCATATTTAAAGGTAAGTCTGATAGGTATAGCATTGATTGGATTTGCGGTTGCGGCTGCCTACCTGTTCTTAAAGAATGAATTAAAGCCTCAGACAGAAGGAGGAGATATCGATGACTGATGCAAAGGTGGAGAAAAAGGTTACAAAAAGAGACCTGCTTTCTGTATTCTGGAGGACAATACTGGGGCTTCAGATGGGATGGAACTACGAAAAGATGCAGGGCCTTGGGTACTGCTTCGCTATAATGCCAATACTGAAAAAACTTTATAAGAGCAAGGAAGAGATGACAAAAGCTTTGAAACTGCATCTGCAGTTCTTTAATACAACCCCTGCCATGGCTCACCTTATTGTGGGTGCCGATATAGCTATAGAAGAGGAATACGGCCTGGCCAATGAGGACACAATAAGCGGTATTAAGACAGGTCTTATGGGACCATTTGCAGGTATAGGAGATACTGTATTTGTTGCTATATACAGAACAATTGTATTCAGTGTGGCATCCTATATGGCACTGCAGGGGAATGTAATAGGTGCTCTAATTCCTGTTATACCGGCCATAGCCATATGGTGGGTAAGGTATGAGTTTACGGTAATAGGTTATGAACAGGGCAGAAGGATAGCTGTAGGATTTGCCAACCAATTGAAACAGCTCACAGAAGGTGCTGCCATACTGGGGCTTACGGTTATAGGTGGCCTGGCCCCGGCGGTTGTAAAGGCCAATGTCCCGCTGGTGTTCAAAAGCGGTGAGGTAGAGCTAAAAGTCCAGGATATGCTAAACAACATTATGCCATCTATGGTGCCAATGGCGATAGTATTGCTGTCATACTGGCTTTTAGGCCGTAAAGGTTTTAACTCTACAAAACTTATTATATTCCTTTTGGTACTGGGTGTGGTATTATATAATCTGAAGATATTAGGATAAAACTTGGAGGTTAATTTATGGCAATAATTCATGTTAGAATTGATGAGAGACTTATACACGGCCAGGTGGCTACCGTGTGGAGCAATTCACTGGGTGTCACCCGGATAATGGTAGTAAATGACGAGGCTTCAAAAGATGAAATCCAAAAGAGCGTTTTGAAGATGGCAACACCTCCCGGGATAAAACTCTCTGTCCTTACCGTAGCAGACGCAGCAGAAAGGATAAAGGCAGGTAAGTATGATGCTGACAGGGTTTTTATGATATTTAAAAATCCGAGGGACTGCCTGAGGCTTATTGAGGCTGGAGTAAATCTGCCTGAGATAAATGTGGGCAATATGGCCCACAAAGAGGGAGCTACACAGGTAAAGAAATCTGTCAATGTCACTAAAGAAGATGTAGAGATATTTAAAAAACTTGATTCAATGGGCATAAAGATGACAGCAAGGATGATTCCAGATGAACCGGCAAATAATTTTATGGATCTCATAAGGGGCTTGATATAATGCTGAATGCAGACAGAGTCAATTATCTCAGGGATTTCCTTGCAAAATGCATGGCTGAGGGGGCTTTTCCTGGTGCCTGTTTTGGCATAGTGTCTGTGGATGAGTCCTATTCTGGATTCATGGGGAATGCACAGGTAGAACCAATAAAAAGGGAAATGAGGGGGGACAGTGTATTTGACCTGGCCTCCCTTACTAAGGTTATAGCTACCACCACCTCTATCATGATTTTAATAGAGAATGGAGAAATCGGGTTATATGACAGGATTAAAAGCATTTTACCGGGATATAGATACGAAGATACTACAATATTTCAGCTTCTGACCCATACATCAGGCCTGCCTGCT
The nucleotide sequence above comes from Calorimonas adulescens. Encoded proteins:
- a CDS encoding PTS system mannose/fructose/sorbose family transporter subunit IID, whose protein sequence is MTDAKVEKKVTKRDLLSVFWRTILGLQMGWNYEKMQGLGYCFAIMPILKKLYKSKEEMTKALKLHLQFFNTTPAMAHLIVGADIAIEEEYGLANEDTISGIKTGLMGPFAGIGDTVFVAIYRTIVFSVASYMALQGNVIGALIPVIPAIAIWWVRYEFTVIGYEQGRRIAVGFANQLKQLTEGAAILGLTVIGGLAPAVVKANVPLVFKSGEVELKVQDMLNNIMPSMVPMAIVLLSYWLLGRKGFNSTKLIIFLLVLGVVLYNLKILG
- a CDS encoding PTS system mannose/fructose/N-acetylgalactosamine-transporter subunit IIB, whose product is MAIIHVRIDERLIHGQVATVWSNSLGVTRIMVVNDEASKDEIQKSVLKMATPPGIKLSVLTVADAAERIKAGKYDADRVFMIFKNPRDCLRLIEAGVNLPEINVGNMAHKEGATQVKKSVNVTKEDVEIFKKLDSMGIKMTARMIPDEPANNFMDLIRGLI